tgacttattgtcacgtgtggtcacgtgtaccattatataagcggccaaaagaacattgtcaaattttcgaaaatctcccaaactcgagaaaacaccatttctgacgtgttagactaaaaaaaaaggaaaaaaattaaaatctttataacttcttgagatcaaaatttttttgaaaaaaaaaaccacagatgtgttcaaagaagcataacctacatatctgtggttcaaaaatgtagaatagtgtgagtgcagaagggttgaaaaggttcggaggtaagccaacttttgcttacctaagggggtgctggttcctgatgagcccaatcttattTCAAGGTAGCTAGAACATTCCCACCATCATTTTCCCCAGTTTTTAATTTTCCTCCCTTATCAAAGCGTACAAAGTTTGAAGTTTGCAGATGCCGACGGACAGTATTGTTCTTAAGTATGTATATTGTATAGTACCAACGTTAACACGCTCAATTTGTTGTTTGTACCAACGGAAGCAGTCTCAATTCTTTTTGGAAAAAATGCCGAAGCACATTGGCGGAGGTGAAGAAATTAAGAATTTTGTATTGTTTGGACTTCTGCAATGTATTGCGTCACTGCAAAAATTGGCTACCTGGTACATGTTGAAAAGTCTCAATAGTACAATTTTTCTTCATGTTCGAGTCTGTGGCTAGTTTTCACCTGTTATTTGCCAGACTTGTCTCGCTGATAGTGATTTCTTCTCCTGTGCTCTTGAGTATCGTTACCAATGTGATTTTTTGCGTATGAGAGAGGAGGATGCAGAAACGAAAAGGGAACGGTAGGAGTACTTGTATGGGATCATTCTTGGTCAACATttgattcattttttgtttttttgtctagCATCCATCATGACCAACCTTGAGCTTGAACATGAACCGTCTTTTTAACTTCCTGGTTGTTCGGATACTCTCACCATCATTTTCCCCAGCCGCCGTCATTCAAGCTTCGACTCGGGAGATGCCGACAGTCAAAACACGCTTCTATTTTTAGTATTGACCAATACCACACGCGCTATGTCTGGACCTGGGATTTTGTGAATTCGGTGCAACTGCGGCAGAGATAAAAGTAAAACCGGTATTTAGTAGCCCAGGAACGCTATCGTTACCGGAAGATTAAATTCAGGAGACTGGAGGCTCGGGGGACTTGTATGCCGTGGCCGTGAGCAGGAATGATTGAAGAGTGCATCGTGATCGGAAGATTGAGGCGTAACATATCAGGATTGAGCGATAGATAGATGGCATAGTATGCCTGTCTATGTCCGGTGGCAATAGCAAGGGCTATATCCGCGAGCGTGTTTGCATTGTACGAGACTTTCATGAGAATCGTTAATTATCAATTGATGGGACCAAATTGTGAAACATAGAACGATACACTACATATAATATATGAGAAGAGCAAGTAGCCGTAATAACGGAGTTGAGAAAGCATGGCAGAATTGATAAAGAGCCTTTGTTTTCCGAACAAATTGTGCAACAAATTGCCTTGCTACACATCACCAACTGCTCTTGCACCTCAGCTAGAACAGGATGGGTTGATGAAACGAACGAGCGGCTCCATGGATATTTGCCAGCGAGACGGTAATTTCCGACGGCGCGTTTAGGTGGATGACACACGCCATGTCTCGGGCATAAGGCTGGCGCGAGGTACTATCACGAGAAGCCTCCTGTGATCAAAAATGCGGCGTCTGAAGAGCGGTTCCCGTCGCTGGGCCCGTAGTACGACGAGTGAAATACAAACTATGCTGTCTAGAAAAGCAGAGGGAGGACACAGCTGAATAGCGTGAGAAGGCAGGGGCAAGGGAGGATATTCATGGTTACGTAAGAAGGGAGTTGATGGACAGCGGCTGTTGGACTGTTGAGCCTGAGAAAGCGAACAATTtccatcttttcttcttctttccaaaCTTTCTTCTTGCTTCCACCAACTCACGACCAGTGACCGACGCCTCTccgccgacgacgacgacgagcagcaCACGAATCTTGGCCTTTTCGCCACCTCTGCCATACTAGACCTGCCACCTCACGTTCCTTTCGTCCCACATTAATACCCCACGGACCAGTCGACGAAACACATACCACACCAGCTTTTAGTTCTCAGAATACCATACTTACTTGAATACCACGTCGACGATACCAGCGCCTCTAATATATCCATATCAAACACCATACCTGTCCATTAATCTCCATTGCCACCATGCCTGCTATATCCAAGACCGGTCCTTCGTTGTTTCTCGGGATCGAGCTCGGGGTTGACCAGCTTCGCGCATCCATCGTGGACGACACCCTCGAGCTCGTGGGTGTGGAAAGCGTCGATTTTGATTCCGAGCTGCCAGAATACCAGTGCGTTTCCCCATGCTTCCCAGCGTCGCTTCCCAGCCAGCCCAATCGGACTGTCCATTGACTCACGTCTCCGGCTGTGTTCACAGGACCCAGGGTGGGATATTCACGACGCCTGGAGAGGCATACACGACGCCCGTAGAGATGTGGCTTAAAGGCCTCGGTAAGAAccttctccacctccagtcTCAATTTCCTCCTGAGCGGAATCAATTTTTTTACTTTTGGAATATCCTCTTGGCTGCCTGCCCGATTTGGCAACCCCCTTATGTTGCTGATCGCTGACACGATCACGTGTTTAGATACTCTCTTTGAAAAGCTTCACCGCAATTACGACTTGACGAAAATAAAAGCCATTGGAGGCGCCGCCCAGGTGTGTATTACGCTGTTTATATGACTGTTAGCTGATATTCGGGATATTAGCATGCTCTTGTCTGGTGGAAGTCCACCGCTGTGCCGTCCTTTGCATCGCTAGACCCTCACACTACGTTACACGCTCAATTCCCTGCGCAACTGTTTTCTCTCCCAAACACACCGATTGCTCAAGACACGTCGTCGCAGACGCATGGTCTAGCTATTGAGGCGCTTCTGGGCGGTCCAGATCATATGGCCGCGCGTGTCGGAATCGCATCTAACGCCTCAATGGTTGCAGCTCAGCTACTGCGGATCCGCGAAACCTGGCCAAAGGAGGTCTGGGAACGAACCGGGCGGATACAGCTCGCGAGCGCGTTTCTTGCCAGTATAATTACTGGTAAATGGGCCAACATGGGCGAGGCTGAAGCATGTGCGACGGGAGCTTGGGTACATGGTGCTAATCACAATGTGCACAACTCCCCGCACCCAGCGGGCCAAGGGTATTGGGATGAGGGTGTTTTGGAGATTGTGGGAGGAAGCCAACAGGAGGGGAGACGAGTGAGAGGGTGGCTTGGTGATGTTGACGTTTCTGGTGGATCCAGGAAGGTCGGGAATGTGTCAAGATATCTGGTTGAACGTTACGGTTTCGATCCAGGTGCGTATTTCCATGGTCAGTTGCATTTCATTTATTTAGGTCATCCTTTCAGAAACTGTTGTTGCGCCATTTACATCCGATTTTTTGGCGTCATACCTCTCATTGCTCCCATCTACCGGAGATGctgttctttcttttgggCCTATGGATACATTACTCACCCCAGCACAACACTATATTCCTACTCGTCTTTATAATCTATTCCCACACCCTGCTCAAGATGCCAACGAGAAACGAAAATACATTGCCGTCTTAAGCAGTAGGTTCGTGCATTCCGCTCCATCATAATTCAAGATGTCCGGCTGAGCTTCCGTTGTAGAAATGCTGATGTGCCTCGAGCTCTTGTACGTGACATGTACACGAAGAGCTGGAGTGCTTTTGATCGTCTGGTGGCCATCGTTCCTCCAGGTGGATCTATTGGGTGAGCATCCGGGAAACCCAACCATGGACAAGCAATGGTTTACTCATACATTCGTCCATCAGACTGGACGACAAGCTCTTTAGCTTCTGGCACCTCCAACCAGATGCTTACCCTTACGCCCGCGTCAAAGGTATCTACCGCTTTGAGACTGGAATCAAAGTCAACGAGTTCCGGGACCTTCGCGCGAACCCGCGCTGCCTCTTGGAGAGCCAGATTCTTTCCTTCCGTGTGAAATGGTCACGGATGATCGCCACCGGCGTCCTGGGCTCATCGCGCAAGGCAAGTGTGAGCCCGACACCGCCGCTCTCAGGGCGTAACAGCAGCTCGGGACTGTCGAGTCTTGGCCTAACATTCGATCCCTACGACCACACGCCGCTGCCTACACGCGTCATCGCTACGGGCGCGGCGACCAACTTCCCTAGTATGGCCAATCTCGTCGGGGACATCTTCAACGCGCCGGTGTTCGTGCCGCTCACACAGATTGACTCGGCGCAGGTCGTGCCGCACCGCAACGCGCCTGTGCAGGGCTACCCAAGCCGTGGTGCGCTTGGTGGTGCGTATGTTGCTCGCTGGGTATGGAGTAAGGAGTGGGGGACCAGTGGGCTTGGGGTGTTTGAGGATGAGATGAGGCGGTTGTTGGGTAAGCGCTGGGTTGCGACCGGCGGTGCACTCCTCCGTACGAATGTGAACGGCGCGACGAGTGTGATTGCGCCGTTGGCCGGTACTGGTGGGACCGGGAGCGGCGCGAACAGTGGGACGAGCACACCGTATGGACACCCTGGCCCGCGCTCGGCGCTGGGCAGCACGGTgttggaagaggaggaggacgatgatgaggagcaggagagggCGATGATGGGGCTTAGAAACCCGGGTGTGATTGGCGCTGGGATGTATGGCGAGAACGGGCAGCAGCCGCGGATCCGCACCCAGACGGCTGATACCTTTTCGAGCGGTGCGAGCTCGGTGTTGGGTGCagcgtcggcgtcgtcggCGTTCACGACACCTGATCTTGGGTTGGGAAATTTGGGTGTGATGGGTGGACCGCCTGGACTCGGCGGTGCGGCGGTGGCGGGCTCAAATGGAAACACGGGCGCGGTGACACCGACGACCCCGACGCCCCTCACGCCTGTAGTGGCGATGCCGACGGCGGAGGCAGAGATGCAGATTGGACTGGCGAAGGTGGCAGAGTCGGACATTGACTCGTTCATGACCTACGCCGCTATCGTCCCCGAATTTTCACGGTTGGAGACGATGGTGGTCAAAGGAATCGTCTGAAAGGATTtcaaagaacaagaaaaacagaCCGCCAATGCGTTTAGATTCTCTCTTTGCACATCGTTTCTTAATTCGCCTCTCTCTGCACCCTCGACATTCGTACTGTCGTTTGTTTTGTTGATTCCGTGTCCACCGTCTCCAACAGTCCATCACTATATACGCACCCTCGTCGCACACTCGCTCGCTTTCGGTCATCCGTGTAACTATGCTATCTCTGTTTtctgcttttctttttttatatCTCTCCATCTTCCATTCTCCTTCCTATTccccttttttctttgacgtCACATCGAGTTTTTTTTTACGAAAAAAAGTCGTTTGTCCTTGTCCATCTACTGCATCTTCTTTCCACTGTCCGTGTCTGAATCCCTAGCTCCTACTCATCCACAATACCACTAACCCACCAGCATCCAACCAGTGCACCCCCAACCCACCTGCCTGACcttcaaaagaaaagagtGGAGGGACAAAAAATATATCTCATGCTTGCTTATCGAGGAACCTGTATATGAATACCCCGTCCACCGTCCACCGAACCTACATACATCTATGCAACCCTTTTTATCAATCCAACGCGACGCGAACTGGGGCTAATCTTCCTGATATTACCTAGCCCTCTCGGCCTTTCTTCCCTTCGCCGTGTTCGTGTCCGTGTCGTGCATCCGAGCCTTTGATTTCCCCCATTCACTGGCCTCGTACTCACCTTTTCACTTTCTCCGCCTCATCTATCGTCCCTCGTACCGTAACCAAACCTTAAAAGTAGACTCCTCCCGTCTGTGGCCGACGTCGAAGATGTGATTTTTTATCATTCAgcttttttcaattttacGTATATATTTACTTTTTATCCTATACCTACGTTTGTCATATATGATATGGACACACCCTCATACTTTTCTCTGTCTGTTTGTTGCTTTTCagcttcattttttttctcctgtctttgcttgttttttACTTTTAGGTTTGCTTTTACTTCTACGTTTACTTTTCATTGCTTTTTACTACTACTTTTACAGTACTCTtgctgtttttttttttcctctcTCTGAATGATCGTTATATCTCTTCGTATAATTTAAGGTATCACACAATTTCATGGAGTTTTTTCACTTTTGAATTCTTCtctatctttctttcttgttgcGTACCCATAAGGGGATTGGATGACTGATTTCCGTTGCTCCCTTAGCGCTTGTCTGGTGTTATACTGGCCTTTAAGGACATGTCGCCTTGAAGAACGCAATGATTGAAGTCATTCAGGCGTAGCGGGATTGTGTGTTGCCTATCGATCACTCGGCATACCTGccggacgatgtttggttaTGTCTGGgcacctcgctcttccggctttccaCACTAATCAACTGACCGAGGAGAATACCATGCTGCAAGAAAAAGTCACTCAGTTGCAACGTCAACTTGCCTTGGCCGAGTTACTTGAGGAAGAAGGTATCTCCTTCATTCCACTCTGGTTGTGAGTTGTTAATGATTTTTCGAATTGTTTATCCATCCCAGATACAAAGCCAAAGAAACCGCAGCGGAAGAAAGGCAATTCACAGAAGAGTGGCGCAGCCTCCGTTGGTGGCTCGTCGACTCCTTCTGATCCTTTGGTATTGATCCCATTCAATCGGCTTTCCTCTTGACTTGCCTCTGACGGTTTAATTCACAGGCACTCTTGACTGAAACGGTGGCGAACTTACAGAAGGCGATGACTGAGGAGCGTGAAAAGATGGCGAACTTACGGAAGGCGATGACCGAGGAGCGTGAAGCGATGACTGAGGAGTGTGAAAAGGTGGCGAACTTACAGAAGGCGATGACCGAGGAGCGTGAAGCGCTGACTGAGGAGTGTGAAAAGGTGGCGAACTTACAGAAGGCGATGATGACCGAGGAGCGCGAAGCCAGGCAGAAAGTCGAGGCGACGTTGGCGAACTTACAGAAGGCGATGACCGAGGAGCGTGAAAAGGTGGCGAACTTACAGAAGGCGATGACCGAGGAGCGCGAAGCCTGGCAGAAAGTCGAGGCGACGTTGGCGTCTGAGAGAGACGAGCGTCTTTGGCAGTTAAGCGAAGTTGCGGGACGTACGGGGGAACTCGAGCAGTGGGCCGTTACTGCGGTGCGTATGACTATAGCTGCTTTCTTTTGACCGTTACTTATTCTTTACGATTATTGCAGGACCCTGAAATACTTGATCGCATACGACTCCGTAGTCTTCTTGATGAAGGTCAAGCAAAACTAGCCAGATTTGCAGGGCTTGTTTCTGAGAAAGATACTACTTCGTACGCGTCAATGACATGGCGGCTGAAATTGAAAGGTGAAGATGGGGAACCAGCAGCTGATGATGCCCGCTTGCGTACTGCACGCTCACTCCTGACTGGCAGAGGGGGTATAATTCCACAGGCAATCCAAGTACTCGTGGATAATAAGGATGCGATGCGCCTGCTGACGGAGACGAAGTCATCGATCCGCAACTGGGGTAACCATTTTGCTCACCACCTTGCCAGTAAGCCTGCCGAGGACAAAAAAGGTATGCTCGGCATTCTTGAGTTTGTTTCAGGCTCGTCTATGTAGAGGCTTCTTAATAGTTATTTACTTACATTGTTTGTGTATGGGATTCAGACCGGGTCCTGTGGCATGAATCACCTGATTGGATCAAACTCGAAAACTCAGCCGAAACTgagcttgaacttggaatatTTGCGGCATATTGAGACTCATTTAACATCATTTGTGGTGGTTCATTGCTCAAAAAGATTTAAATGGTTCTCTATCACCAGAAGAATTATTGTTTAGATATTTATGAATATTAACCAAATCTCTAGTGCTTTAAACAATATCAGGGCTCT
This portion of the Psilocybe cubensis strain MGC-MH-2018 chromosome 12, whole genome shotgun sequence genome encodes:
- a CDS encoding putative D-xylulose kinase A, which codes for MPAISKTGPSLFLGIELGVDQLRASIVDDTLELVGVESVDFDSELPEYQTQGGIFTTPGEAYTTPVEMWLKGLDTLFEKLHRNYDLTKIKAIGGAAQHALVWWKSTAVPSFASLDPHTTLHAQFPAQLFSLPNTPIAQDTSSQTHGLAIEALLGGPDHMAARVGIASNASMVAAQLLRIRETWPKEVWERTGRIQLASAFLASIITGKWANMGEAEACATGAWVHGANHNVHNSPHPAGQGYWDEGVLEIVGGSQQEGRRVRGWLGDVDVSGGSRKVGNVSRYLVERYGFDPETVVAPFTSDFLASYLSLLPSTGDAVLSFGPMDTLLTPAQHYIPTRLYNLFPHPAQDANEKRKYIAVLSSRNADVPRALVRDMYTKSWSAFDRLVAIVPPGGSIGLDDKLFSFWHLQPDAYPYARVKGIYRFETGIKVNEFRDLRANPRCLLESQILSFRVKWSRMIATGVLGSSRKASVSPTPPLSGRNSSSGLSSLGLTFDPYDHTPLPTRVIATGAATNFPSMANLVGDIFNAPVFVPLTQIDSAQVVPHRNAPVQGYPSRGALGGAYVARWVWSKEWGTSGLGVFEDEMRRLLGKRWVATGGALLRTNVNGATSVIAPLAGTGGTGSGANSGTSTPYGHPGPRSALGSTVLEEEEDDDEEQERAMMGLRNPGVIGAGMYGENGQQPRIRTQTADTFSSGASSVLGAASASSAFTTPDLGLGNLGVMGGPPGLGGAAVAGSNGNTGAVTPTTPTPLTPVVAMPTAEAEMQIGLAKVAESDIDSFMTYAAIVPEFSRLETMVVKGIV